The Bacteroidales bacterium genome window below encodes:
- a CDS encoding peptidase C1 — protein MKKVSLIFSSLVTIAVLSTAQVQPDKAIFKESKPGFYQNVIMKDIQQVNEQLAPPQTYKRFKADMTGKDLPNKVDLYKQQWHNAPISQGNAGTCWAFSTVSYFESEVYRLTQQKVKLSEIYIAYWEYVEKVKEFVRTRGKSIVEEGSEANAVTRMIKKYGIVPWEQYNGLIHGRKYHTHEQMKSEMDNYLKWVKEANAWNEEAVVATVKSIMNYHIGEPPTQVNWNGKTMTPQQFASDILKINPDNYVDILSYMQEPFYQKVLYDVPDNWWKSTEYYNVPLDEFMKALNKAVENGYTVAIGGDVSEPGFDPETQCAIIPTFDIPSNFITDEARQFRFSNKTTTDDHGVHLVGYTDYKGSRWYLIKDSGAGSRNNNPTAKEFGYYFFREDYVKLKMMNFTVHKDAVKDLLSKFKTK, from the coding sequence ATGAAAAAAGTATCGTTAATTTTTTCAAGTTTAGTAACCATAGCTGTTTTATCAACAGCACAAGTTCAACCCGATAAAGCTATTTTTAAAGAATCAAAACCGGGTTTTTATCAGAATGTTATAATGAAAGACATTCAACAAGTAAACGAGCAACTTGCTCCGCCCCAAACATATAAACGTTTTAAAGCCGATATGACCGGCAAAGATTTACCCAATAAAGTAGATTTGTACAAACAACAATGGCATAATGCTCCCATTTCGCAAGGGAATGCAGGAACATGTTGGGCTTTTTCGACTGTTTCTTATTTCGAATCAGAAGTCTATCGTCTTACACAACAAAAAGTTAAATTAAGCGAAATTTACATTGCATATTGGGAATATGTAGAAAAAGTTAAAGAATTTGTTCGCACCCGTGGCAAATCGATTGTAGAAGAAGGCAGCGAAGCCAATGCTGTAACTCGAATGATTAAAAAATATGGCATTGTACCTTGGGAACAATACAATGGACTTATCCATGGTAGAAAATACCACACACACGAACAAATGAAAAGCGAAATGGATAATTATTTAAAATGGGTCAAAGAAGCTAATGCATGGAACGAAGAAGCTGTTGTAGCTACCGTAAAATCTATCATGAATTATCATATTGGCGAACCTCCAACTCAAGTAAATTGGAACGGTAAAACCATGACACCTCAACAATTTGCTAGCGATATCTTAAAAATCAATCCCGATAATTATGTTGACATTCTTTCGTATATGCAAGAACCTTTCTATCAAAAAGTATTATACGATGTACCCGACAACTGGTGGAAAAGTACCGAATATTACAATGTTCCTTTAGATGAATTCATGAAAGCCTTAAATAAAGCCGTAGAAAATGGTTATACTGTTGCTATTGGTGGCGATGTAAGCGAACCCGGCTTCGACCCCGAAACACAATGTGCTATTATTCCTACTTTCGATATTCCGTCAAACTTCATAACCGACGAAGCACGACAGTTTCGATTCTCTAATAAGACTACTACCGACGACCATGGGGTTCATTTAGTAGGCTATACCGATTACAAAGGTTCACGCTGGTATCTTATTAAAGATTCTGGTGCTGGCTCACGCAACAATAATCCCACTGCAAAAGAATTTGGCTATTACTTTTTTAGAGAAGATTACGTAAAGCTTAAAATGATGAACTTTACCGTTCATAAAGATGCCGTTAAGGATTTGCTTTCAAAATTTAAAACAAAATAA